One Solea senegalensis isolate Sse05_10M linkage group LG21, IFAPA_SoseM_1, whole genome shotgun sequence DNA segment encodes these proteins:
- the morn5 gene encoding MORN repeat-containing protein 5 isoform X2 yields MEITGSTYKGTTKNGRMEGKGEYTFPTETKYEGEMKDGMFHGKGVLHFPNGSKYEATWENGIAKQGSFTFADGLQYQEEDWDYCNGVDRRFFSERCNGLRPAGDSQLTDLHPPHVIPDSCYDCGDGFYDPATRVVTSHMGRFLRNAEYHS; encoded by the exons ATGGAGATCACTGGGAGCACTTACAAAGGAACCACAAAAAATGGCAG GATGGAGGGGAAAGGAGAATACACTTTCCCCACAGAGACCAAGTATGAAGGAGAGATGAAAGATGGAATGTTCCATGGCAAAGGAGTGCTTCACTTTCCTAATGGAAGTAAATATGAGGCCACTTGGGAAAACGGCATAGCTAAACAG GGGTCTTTTACCTTTGCTGACGGCCTGCAGTACCAGGAGGAGGACTGGGACTACTGCAATGGTGTGGATAGACGCTTCTTCAGCGAGAGGTGCAATGGACTCAGACCTGCAG GAGACTCTCAACTAACTGATCTGCATCCTCCACACGTTATTCCGGATTCATGTTACGACTGCGGGGATGGATTTTATGATCCCGCCACGAGAGTTGTCACATCCCACATGGGCAGATTCCTCAGGAACGCAG AATATCATTCTTGA
- the morn5 gene encoding MORN repeat-containing protein 5 isoform X1, with translation MEITGSTYKGTTKNGRMEGKGEYTFPTETKYEGEMKDGMFHGKGVLHFPNGSKYEATWENGIAKQGSFTFADGLQYQEEDWDYCNGVDRRFFSERCNGLRPAGDSQLTDLHPPHVIPDSCYDCGDGFYDPATRVVTSHMGRFLRNADDSEHEWIVCTCRKSPG, from the exons ATGGAGATCACTGGGAGCACTTACAAAGGAACCACAAAAAATGGCAG GATGGAGGGGAAAGGAGAATACACTTTCCCCACAGAGACCAAGTATGAAGGAGAGATGAAAGATGGAATGTTCCATGGCAAAGGAGTGCTTCACTTTCCTAATGGAAGTAAATATGAGGCCACTTGGGAAAACGGCATAGCTAAACAG GGGTCTTTTACCTTTGCTGACGGCCTGCAGTACCAGGAGGAGGACTGGGACTACTGCAATGGTGTGGATAGACGCTTCTTCAGCGAGAGGTGCAATGGACTCAGACCTGCAG GAGACTCTCAACTAACTGATCTGCATCCTCCACACGTTATTCCGGATTCATGTTACGACTGCGGGGATGGATTTTATGATCCCGCCACGAGAGTTGTCACATCCCACATGGGCAGATTCCTCAGGAACGCAG ATGACTCAGAACACGAGTGGATTGTGTGCACTTGTCGAAAAAGCCCAGGATGA
- the morn5 gene encoding MORN repeat-containing protein 5 isoform X3: MEGKGEYTFPTETKYEGEMKDGMFHGKGVLHFPNGSKYEATWENGIAKQGSFTFADGLQYQEEDWDYCNGVDRRFFSERCNGLRPAGDSQLTDLHPPHVIPDSCYDCGDGFYDPATRVVTSHMGRFLRNADDSEHEWIVCTCRKSPG, from the exons ATGGAGGGGAAAGGAGAATACACTTTCCCCACAGAGACCAAGTATGAAGGAGAGATGAAAGATGGAATGTTCCATGGCAAAGGAGTGCTTCACTTTCCTAATGGAAGTAAATATGAGGCCACTTGGGAAAACGGCATAGCTAAACAG GGGTCTTTTACCTTTGCTGACGGCCTGCAGTACCAGGAGGAGGACTGGGACTACTGCAATGGTGTGGATAGACGCTTCTTCAGCGAGAGGTGCAATGGACTCAGACCTGCAG GAGACTCTCAACTAACTGATCTGCATCCTCCACACGTTATTCCGGATTCATGTTACGACTGCGGGGATGGATTTTATGATCCCGCCACGAGAGTTGTCACATCCCACATGGGCAGATTCCTCAGGAACGCAG ATGACTCAGAACACGAGTGGATTGTGTGCACTTGTCGAAAAAGCCCAGGATGA
- the ndufa8 gene encoding NADH dehydrogenase [ubiquinone] 1 alpha subcomplex subunit 8 produces the protein MSATLEIPELQDLKVDEVNVSSAVLKAAAHHYGSQCDKPNKEFMLCRWEEKDPRKCLEEGRKVNECALNFFRQIKGNCAESFTEYWTCLDYSNLVELRRCRQQQNAFDSCVLDKLGWVRPELGDLSKVTKVSTSRPIPENPYHSRPRPEPNPVIEGKLEPAKHGSRFFFWTW, from the exons ATGTCCGCAACGCTGGAGATCCCCGAGCTGCAGGACCTGAAAGTGGATGAG GTCAACGTGTCATCTGCTGTGCTGAAAGCTGCTGCTCACCATTATGGCTCTCAGTGTGACAAACCCAACAAAGAGTTCATGCTCTGTCGCTGGGAGGAGAAGGATCCCAGGAAATGTCTAGAAGAGGGGAGGAAAGTCAACGAGTGTGCACTCAACTTcttcag GCAAATCAAGGGTAACTGTGCAGAGTCATTCACGGAGTACTGGACCTGTCTGGATTATTCCAACTTGGTGGAACTGCGCCGGTGCCGTCAGCAGCAGAACGCCTTCGACAGCTGCGTCCTCGACAAGCTGGGCTGGGTGCGACCTGAACTAGGAGACCTGTCTAAG GTGACCAAAGTGTCGACCTCGCGGCCGATCCCTGAGAACCCTTACCACTCTAGACCACGTCCTGAGCCCAACCCAGTCATCGAGGGGAAACTGGAACCAGCCAAGCATGGCAGCAGGTTTTTCTTCTGGACCTGGTGA